A window from Gossypium raimondii isolate GPD5lz chromosome 7, ASM2569854v1, whole genome shotgun sequence encodes these proteins:
- the LOC105793610 gene encoding uncharacterized protein LOC105793610: MDGRRYSFLLVALALVFISMGASLAQGQGKAGNNKKAPYDAASTHYEVLKPSKKGQEKFLCLARGACNGKHLTCPSQCPERKPKKNKKNKGCFVDCSSKCEVTCKWRKPHCNGYGSLCYDPRFVGGDGVMFYFHGAKGGNFAIVSDDNLQINAHFIGTRPQGRTRDYTWVQALAVMFDRHTLVLAAKRVSQWDDSFEALIVRWDGEEVNVPTDGDAEWRATDSNEREVVIERTDETNGVKVTVAGLVELNVKVRAIGEEENKVHNYQLPANDAFAHLETQFKFTNLTDLVEGVLGKTYQPDYISPVKRGVPMPMMGGEDNYQTPSLYSPVCKACKFKGQVDFASI, from the exons ATGGATGGAAGAAGATATTCGTTCCTTTTGGTTGCCCTTGCTCTGGTTTTCATTTCCATGGGAGCCAGCTTGGCTCAAGGTCAAGGCAAAGCTGGCAACAACAAGAAGGCACCCTATGACGCTGCTTCGACACATTACGAGGTTTTGAAACCCAGCAAGAAAGGACAAGAAAAATTTCTATGCCTTGCACGAGGAGCTTGTAATGGAAAGCACCTGACATGTCCGAGTCAATGCCCCGAGAGGAAACCcaagaagaacaagaagaacAAAGGCTGCTTCGTTGATTGCAGTAGCAAATGTGAAGTCACTTGCAAAT GGAGGAAACCGCACTGTAATGGATATGGATCTCTCTGCTACGATCCAAGGTTTGTGGGTGGTGATGGAGTTATGTTTTACTTCCACGGAGCCAAGGGAGGGAACTTCGCCATTGTTTCGGACGATAACCTTCAAATCAATGCGCACTTTATTGGAACCCGCCCCCAAGGAAGGACTCGGGACTACACATGGGTGCAAGCCCTAGCAGTTATGTTCGACCGTCACACACTCGTCCTCGCTGCCAAGAGAGTCTCTCAATGGGACGACAGCTTCGAAGCACTCATCGTACGATGGGACGGCGAGGAAGTTAATGTCCCCACCGACGGCGACGCCGAATGGAGGGCGACCGATTCCAATGAACGAGAAGTGGTGATCGAAAGAACCGACGAAACCAACGGCGTTAAAGTGACGGTGGCGGGGTTGGTGGAGCTGAACGTGAAAGTTAGAGCCAttggagaagaagaaaacaaggTTCATAATTACCAGTTACCGGCGAACGATGCGTTTGCGCATTTGGAAACGCAGTTCAAGTTCACCAACCTGACCGATCTCGTTGAAGGAGTGTTGGGGAAAACCTACCAACCGGACTATATCAGCCCGGTGAAAAGAGGCGTTCCGATGCCGATGATGGGCGGAGAAGACAATTACCAAACGCCATCGCTGTATTCTCCTGTCTGCAAAGCTTGCAAATTCAAAGGACAAGTCGATTTTGCAAGCATTTAA